A genomic window from Gossypium hirsutum isolate 1008001.06 chromosome D10, Gossypium_hirsutum_v2.1, whole genome shotgun sequence includes:
- the LOC107914749 gene encoding probable xyloglucan galactosyltransferase GT14 — protein sequence MENPITSKCCNHQPWFVLLVFFVFCIELFSFDYSGFTAKKSALVTVLDDNHGNVINTQSSLPHDFTEITNASVYPLPKTDEKGDLKVGTEIDSCVGRYIFVHDLPSRFNEDLVNNCRLLTRGTDKNMCPYLDNLGFGPEIENPEDVLINNSWFLTNQFLLEVIFHNKMKRYECLTNDSSIASAIYVPFYAGLDMSLYLWGFNTTVRDSASLGLVKWLSEKPEWKRMWGRDHFLVAGRIAWDFRRQSDNETDWGSKLRFLPESKNMSMLSIESSSWNNDYAIPYPTCFHPSKDSEIFRWQDRIRRQNRQYLFSFAGAPRPEYQNSIRGKIIDQCLASKSQCKLLDCNYGTTNCDNPVNVMKVFQSSIFCLQPPGDSYTRRSIFDSILAGCIPVFFHPGTAYAQYIWHLPKNYTAYSVYLPVKDLSEWKINLNETLLRMPEDRILRLREEVIKLIPRVVYASSRSRSETLEDAFDLAVKGILDRIESVRVMIREGKDPSIGFADGDDYKYTFSTYGNGN from the coding sequence ATGGAAAACCCCATCACTTCAAAATGCTGCAACCATCAGCCCTGGTTTGTCTTACTTGTCTTTTTCGTTTTCTGTATTGAGCTATTTTCCTTTGATTACTCTGGTTTTACTGCTAAAAAATCTGCCCTCGTCACTGTTTTGGATGATAATCATGGAAACGTAATCAATACCCAAAGTTCTTTACCTCATGATTTCACTGAAATTACCAATGCTAGCGTCTATCCATTGCCCAAAACTGATGAAAAGGGAGATTTGAAAGTGGGAACTGAGATCGATTCTTGTGTGGGGAGATATATATTTGTTCATGATCTTCCCAGTAGATTTAATGAGGATTTGGTTAACAATTGTCGATTGCTCACTAGGGGAACTGATAAAAACATGTGTCCATACTTGGACAACTTGGGTTTTGGTCCTGAAATTGAGAACCCTGAAGATGTTTTGATAAACAATAGCTGGTTTTTAACGAATCAGTTCTTGTTGGAAGTCATCTTTCACAATAAGATGAAAAGGTATGAATGTTTAACCAATGACTCGTCGATTGCATCGGCTATTTACGTACCCTTTTATGCTGGTCTTGATATGAGCTTGTATCTATGGGGTTTCAACACTACTGTGAGAGATTCTGCATCTCTTGGCCTTGTTAAGTGGCTATCAGAGAAGCCTGAATGGAAAAGAATGTGGGGTAGGGATCATTTCTTAGTTGCTGGGAGGATTGCTTGGGATTTCCGAAGACAAAGCGATAACGAAACCGATTGGGGCAGCAAGCTTCGGTTCTTGCCTGAATCCAAGAACATGTCGATGTTGTCTATCGAATCGAGCTCCTGGAACAATGATTATGCAATTCCATATCCAACATGTTTCCATCCTTCAAAGGACAGTGAGATTTTCCGGTGGCAGGATCGAATAAGAAGGCAAAACCGGCAGTATCTTTTCTCCTTTGCTGGTGCCCCTAGGCCTGAATATCAGAACTCGATCCGGGGCAAGATTATTGATCAATGCTTAGCTTCAAAGAGCCAGTGCAAGCTGCTGGATTGTAATTATGGTACTACAAACTGTGATAATCCGGTTAATGTGATGAAGGTGTTTCAGAGCTCAATCTTTTGCTTGCAGCCCCCAGGGGATTCTTACACAAGGAGATCGATTTTCGACTCTATTTTAGCAGGGTGCATTCCGGTGTTTTTCCATCCAGGTACAGCATATGCTCAATACATATGGCATTTACCAAAGAATTATACTGCATACTCGGTGTATCTACCAGTAAAGGATTTGAGTGAGTGGAAAATCAACCTCAATGAAACATTGCTTCGGATGCCAGAAGACAGAATATTGAGGTTGAGGGAGGAGGTTATAAAGCTCATTCCGAGAGTGGTTTACGCAAGTTCGAGATCTCGATCGGAGACTCTTGAGGATGCATTTGATTTAGCAGTTAAGGGAATCCTTGATAGAATAGAGAGTGTTAGGGTTATGATTAGAGAAGGGAAGGATCCTAGTATTGGATTTGCAGATGGGGATGATTATAAGTATACATTTTCTACTTATGGTAATGGTAATTGA
- the LOC107915423 gene encoding histidine protein methyltransferase 1 homolog isoform X1 has product MATNTSFQLFSSSKDKPSLGLGFLESSEPQLPPPPPSVEVLSSEVSSSVKYTVEPVYLDGLTLLKGRVSTKEVLGLPNSDLVPGIYEGGLKLWEGSLDLVKALRSEIQNGCLSFEGKRVLELGCGHGLPGIFACLESAAEVHFQDFNAEVLRCLTIPNVNANLLEKAKPETVSEVRFFAGDWGEIHQLLPLARESEINLTSSSEHGQASAYDVILMAETIYSISAQRNLYGLIKKCMNQPNGVVYLAGKKHYFGVGGGTRQFLSMLEKEGVMAATLVTEVADGSSNVREVWKLSYK; this is encoded by the exons ATGGCAACCAACACAAGTTTTCAACTGTTTTCATCATCTAAGGATAAACCCAGTTTGGGTTTAGGGTTCTTGGAGTCCTCGGAGCCGCAGCTGCCACCTCCTCCTCCCTCTGTCGAAGTCCTCTCCTCAGAG GTTTCTTCTTCTGTGAAATACACTGTGGAGCCTGTCTACTTGGATGGCCTTACTTTACTCAAG GGAAGGGTGAGTACTAAAGAGGTTCTTGGGTTGCCTAACTCGGATTTAGTCCCTGGAATATATGAAG GGGGACTTAAGCTATGGGAAGGTTCATTAGACCTTGTTAAAGCTCTGCGCTCTGAGATTCAAAATGGTTGTCTATCATTTGAGGGAAAACGAGTGTTAGAG CTTGGATGTGGTCACGGACTTCCTGGGATATTTGCATGTCTCGAG AGTGCAGCTGAGGTGCATTTTCAGGACTTCAATGCTGAGGTCCTACGGTGTCTCACTATCCCAAATGTAAACGCAAATCTCTTGGAGAAGGCTAAACCTGAAACTGTATCAGAAGTGCGCTTCTTTGCTGGTGACTGGGGTGAGATTCATCAGTTACTTCCTCTTGCACGTGAAAGTGAAATAAACTTGACTTCTAGCTCAGAACATGGCCAAGCTTCTGCTTACGATGTTATTTTAATGGCTGAGACGATTTACTCAATCTCAGCGCAAAGGAATCTCTATGGACTTATAAAGAAG TGCATGAACCAGCCAAATGGAGTTGTATACTTGGCTGGAAAGAAGCATTATTTTGGTGTAGGAGGGGGAACACGACAATTTCTTTCCATGCTTGAGAAAGAAG GTGTTATGGCTGCAACTCTTGTTACTGAAGTTGCCGATGGTTCCTCTAATGTACGGGAGGTATGGAAGCTTTCGTATAAGTAG
- the LOC107915423 gene encoding histidine protein methyltransferase 1 homolog isoform X2, which yields MATNTSFQLFSSSKDKPSLGLGFLESSEPQLPPPPPSVEVLSSEVSSSVKYTVEPVYLDGLTLLKGRVSTKEVLGLPNSDLVPGIYEGGLKLWEGSLDLVKALRSEIQNGCLSFEGKRVLELGCGHGLPGIFACLESAAEVHFQDFNAEVLRCLTIPNVNANLLEKAKPETVSEVRFFAGDWGEIHQLLPLARESEINLTSSSEHGQASAYDVILMAETIYSISAQRNLYGLIKKCMNQPNGVVYLAGKKHYFGVGGGTRQFLSMLEKEVHNTVVKA from the exons ATGGCAACCAACACAAGTTTTCAACTGTTTTCATCATCTAAGGATAAACCCAGTTTGGGTTTAGGGTTCTTGGAGTCCTCGGAGCCGCAGCTGCCACCTCCTCCTCCCTCTGTCGAAGTCCTCTCCTCAGAG GTTTCTTCTTCTGTGAAATACACTGTGGAGCCTGTCTACTTGGATGGCCTTACTTTACTCAAG GGAAGGGTGAGTACTAAAGAGGTTCTTGGGTTGCCTAACTCGGATTTAGTCCCTGGAATATATGAAG GGGGACTTAAGCTATGGGAAGGTTCATTAGACCTTGTTAAAGCTCTGCGCTCTGAGATTCAAAATGGTTGTCTATCATTTGAGGGAAAACGAGTGTTAGAG CTTGGATGTGGTCACGGACTTCCTGGGATATTTGCATGTCTCGAG AGTGCAGCTGAGGTGCATTTTCAGGACTTCAATGCTGAGGTCCTACGGTGTCTCACTATCCCAAATGTAAACGCAAATCTCTTGGAGAAGGCTAAACCTGAAACTGTATCAGAAGTGCGCTTCTTTGCTGGTGACTGGGGTGAGATTCATCAGTTACTTCCTCTTGCACGTGAAAGTGAAATAAACTTGACTTCTAGCTCAGAACATGGCCAAGCTTCTGCTTACGATGTTATTTTAATGGCTGAGACGATTTACTCAATCTCAGCGCAAAGGAATCTCTATGGACTTATAAAGAAG TGCATGAACCAGCCAAATGGAGTTGTATACTTGGCTGGAAAGAAGCATTATTTTGGTGTAGGAGGGGGAACACGACAATTTCTTTCCATGCTTGAGAAAGAAG TTCACAACACTGTTGTAAAAGCCTGA